The sequence TGGCATGGTGACCAACAACAATTTTCCACCTTGCAGTTGATTTCTCCAGTGCAGATTCTACATCCTATTACAGAGATTTACAAGGAAAACATACAGAGTTGTAAATACAGGAATTTGGCTAGAGGAATTAGTTCttcaaagggtttcccttcgtaACCAATCGTTGCGTTatgcaaaatttatttatttacttcaagTATTTGATTGTTTAAATAGTCACAAGGTTGAGAACTAACGAAGTTGTTCAAGTGAATTGGTATACAATCTCGTGAATACAAAGGGGTACATTGGGAATTTCAAGAATGCTTCATCAATATAGTTTTAGAATCAGGCTATAAGCTTGAAGTTGCCACAGGTATATGGAATCAGCTTAACATCTGATTTCTAATTACCTTGTACATCAAATTTTTAAGTAAATTGAATCGatcccaaaaatcttcaaaacttcattaaaaaaaacataccttTAATAGGTTTGCAATGTAACCCTTGCGAGATTGGATGCCCCTCCAATCATAAGTATGGCCTTCGGTATCAGGAAAGTAACCATTGACAAAAGGAGTGGTGTCCACAAATATAATCTCTGCTAAATCTAGAAAACACAGATACAGAGGAAAGTTAAATATGATTAGGCTTCAAAAGTTTCAATGTCCATTAGACAACCTTCCATTGAGAAATCCTTGAATGTAAGACCTATTTACCAGAATTCACAATAAAAGATCTCAGACAAATCCATCTGCTATCAATTTTCCTGAGGAGAGGGCTCAACTGTGCCTCTACATTGCCTCTATAATCATGGTTGCCCAAAACTGCACAGGATTAAAACCGGGTAATATCATTGTTCCAGATTGTTATTGATATGTGAAAAGATTGagatttcttttctccttttttcgTTCTATAAAAGTTGGAACTTACCGCTGTACCACAACTTCTGCAGGCTCTTGGCTGTGTAGATTTTGGTAAACGACTCCACAAATGCGGTGTCCTGCACGCTAGACAATCCATTGTCGTAGAAATTATCTCCTGTAGAAACAACAAAATTGATGTCTAACTTCTCTCCAATCCTTCCCATCTGCAAGAACGAGTAAAGAAAATCGTAAGAAGAATCGGAACAAGTtctttttattcctttcttgGGAAACTttctcatgcatgcatatgaatcTCAGAAACGCATACAAAACGTACGTGGAGAAGATTTggaaaaaagagaagataaGAACCTGGTAAGCAACTTGAGATTGGTTGAATTCTCCTCTTCTTCCCCAGTCCCCAACGACCAAAAAGCTAACCGACCCATTACTTTTGGTGGGGTGGTCAAATCTTTGAAGCTTTGCATGAGATGTATGGAAGAAACACAGGACAAAGGCAATGGCGGAAAGAAGGCAGAAAGCGATGGATTTTTTTAAGAGAACTGCCATTGATGGCTCTTCAGAAGagattaaaaacaaaccaaagacTACTAGATTGGCAAGAAACTAgagataaaatagttataaaaaaagaagaagagaatgctTGGATCTTTCTCTACCACGAGGAGTCTCTCAATGTCAAAGCCACTTCCTTTTTATAGACAGGGAATACCTGTTCCTGTCGAAACACAAGCTCTGGGAACAAGGGGGATGTCTTGGGATTGGTGGAAAATAAcacgaaaaaaagaaaacaatgggTCCCATTCCTTTATAGAAGGAAAAATTATTAGTGattaattttactttatttttaaattttatttttaatttaaatgcTAATTAATTTGAACGTCACGTTCTTGTATTATATTGCATattaagaaaagaagataaaacgCTTTTTTAcgtttaaaatttcaaattatccaatataattttatgaagtAAAATTAAGTTTCTGTTGTcatattatctataaatatttgaaatatttgaaaCCTACCATTTGGGCTTAGTTCCCGAGTCTAACCCTGGGCCAAAGACCATCCTTTTCAGCCCTTTCCTTTGTCTCACAATGCCCTCTTGGCAACGTAAGCCATCAGTCGTCTGCACAATGCACGACGGACCACAGCCAACTTCCCAATCTGCGTCCTTCAAGCAGCCATCGAAGTTTGAAATAGAATAGAATGTATTCctcgtcataaaaaaaatattattattacaaacataaaattatgattaattattaaacgatataaatcataaaaaatcaacttgatatatataaacttatatacATACTAGCAATGGCAAACGTGCCACATCTgtcaaattgaagaaaaaaaataaagtgtgactttaaatattaaaatagtctaaTGTATAAGagtgaaattactatttattcattttcatcatttattacgaaatttaaattatattaaaaattcaaattaattagatagtttttctcttaaaaatgttcactaaaactttatcatttatttaatgatgaaaaattagtattttataaattaaagttgtttttaagtgtatgatataatatttatattttaattatctattttatattagtttaaatcaatatttaaacttatatcgttagattaaatttaaagattcaAGATAaatggttgagatttaaaacTTCAAAACTAACATTTTCTTCCACTTTTCCTTTCTCACTCTCTCATTCCCCACGcacgtcttccctctctcttacccgatctcctccctcaaATAACCCAACGTCGCCGTACGCCACCCTGCAGCGTAACGGACCATCTCATCGGCTGCGCCTCACGCTGGCTAGCAAATCCCACTGTCGAAACCCCTAGGCAAGTTGTCCCTCAGCCGCATGCGAacaacccgaaatgggtctggACGCATGGGTTCTCCACCCTTGCGCCAACGTGGCTTAGCCCCAATTtcaccaagcaccaccaccaaGTTCCCTTCACGTCGTGGAGCATGATTTTGCTATGA comes from Juglans microcarpa x Juglans regia isolate MS1-56 chromosome 8S, Jm3101_v1.0, whole genome shotgun sequence and encodes:
- the LOC121244468 gene encoding purple acid phosphatase 17-like — protein: MAVLLKKSIAFCLLSAIAFVLCFFHTSHAKLQRFDHPTKSNGSVSFLVVGDWGRRGEFNQSQVAYQMGRIGEKLDINFVVSTGDNFYDNGLSSVQDTAFVESFTKIYTAKSLQKLWYSVLGNHDYRGNVEAQLSPLLRKIDSRWICLRSFIVNSDLAEIIFVDTTPFVNGYFPDTEGHTYDWRGIQSRKGYIANLLKDVESALEKSTARWKIVVGHHAIRSVGHHGDTKELEKRLLPVLQANNVDFYMNGHDHCLEHISDNDSDIQFLTSGAGSKAWRGDIKGLNGGGLNFFYDGQGFMSVQLTEKDAKIVFYDVFGNVLHRWRTMKQLHQSI